The Bacillus pseudomycoides genome contains a region encoding:
- a CDS encoding WXG100 family type VII secretion target, giving the protein MVQIKVTPEMLEEVAKRAYSTRHALELTHKKLCDQIDHLCYQWAGASNQHFVQMFDDAKPKAFTFINAIANVEEELKRIAEKFRTADASYDGNLVDGKVSDDNIEEGATCGPLSNASDAVKQENPKEKSTFEKIVDGGWSGAGEAVGDTIDGFKSLGDAETWENLGNSLLHPIDTLKGMGQAISESWDKDVVNGDAESRTKFFTYGLTQLALGVLGDKGVSKVVKVAKGVKMSQGMTELPQLFNKGDNLAIAGGGGLRSGFDTPDFRQAKDTLLFFNPYKSHPNSIYKNNRTVEHIFHGNLNREGDAGGYHHVSMMGEGEILRVTRPPNRYGVYEAEVSVNGVPKTLPSTFFPDHWGRTEVLKAIEVAYNNKVYSGRGNRYIGTAPNGMKIRLFIDSNGRIISAFPLY; this is encoded by the coding sequence ATGGTTCAGATTAAGGTTACACCTGAAATGCTAGAAGAAGTCGCAAAACGAGCTTATAGCACAAGACATGCGTTAGAATTAACACATAAAAAATTATGCGATCAAATTGACCATCTGTGCTATCAGTGGGCGGGCGCTTCTAATCAACATTTCGTTCAAATGTTCGATGATGCAAAGCCGAAAGCATTTACCTTTATAAATGCCATCGCAAATGTGGAAGAAGAATTAAAACGAATCGCTGAGAAATTCCGCACCGCAGATGCTTCATATGATGGGAATCTGGTTGACGGAAAGGTTTCCGATGATAATATTGAAGAAGGTGCGACGTGCGGTCCACTTTCAAATGCTAGCGATGCAGTGAAGCAAGAAAACCCAAAAGAAAAATCTACATTTGAGAAAATAGTAGATGGAGGTTGGTCTGGTGCTGGTGAAGCTGTAGGCGATACAATAGACGGTTTTAAATCTTTAGGTGATGCAGAAACATGGGAAAACCTCGGCAATTCTCTGTTGCACCCTATCGACACACTAAAAGGGATGGGGCAAGCAATCTCTGAATCTTGGGATAAAGATGTTGTCAACGGCGATGCAGAAAGCCGTACAAAATTCTTTACATACGGATTGACTCAATTAGCTTTGGGTGTCTTGGGAGATAAAGGAGTAAGTAAAGTTGTTAAGGTAGCAAAAGGAGTAAAAATGTCACAAGGAATGACGGAACTTCCACAGTTATTTAACAAAGGAGACAACCTTGCTATTGCTGGTGGAGGTGGTTTGCGATCTGGATTTGATACACCAGATTTTAGACAAGCTAAAGATACTTTATTATTCTTTAATCCGTATAAATCTCACCCTAATTCTATTTATAAAAACAATCGTACCGTTGAACATATCTTCCATGGGAATTTAAATAGAGAAGGGGACGCTGGTGGTTATCATCATGTTAGTATGATGGGCGAAGGAGAAATTCTAAGAGTTACAAGACCACCAAACCGTTATGGCGTATACGAAGCTGAAGTTTCAGTAAATGGTGTACCTAAAACGTTACCTTCAACATTTTTCCCAGATCATTGGGGTAGAACAGAGGTCCTCAAAGCCATTGAAGTAGCATATAATAATAAAGTTTACTCCGGAAGAGGGAATAGGTATATCGGTACCGCTCCAAATGGTATGAAGATTAGATTATTTATTGATTCAAACGGAAGAATCATTTCAGCATTTCCACTCTATTAG
- a CDS encoding recombinase family protein: MRIAYARVSTDEQLLDRQLEALNKYGYDRLIQEKYTGTKKDRAGLTQLMDTVREGDTVIVEAISRLGRNTLDILTTVEELNNMGVTFVSLKENMDTSTPTGKAMFSMMAVISQLERDLIAERTKEGLASAKKRGVKLGRPQLDNDKIRVALQMYDSGDYSIKDIVGQVGISQGKLYKEINKRKLQEGTTR, translated from the coding sequence ATGAGAATCGCTTATGCTAGGGTTTCGACTGATGAGCAGTTACTTGATAGACAGCTAGAAGCACTCAATAAGTATGGCTATGATAGATTAATCCAAGAGAAATATACAGGAACTAAAAAAGACCGAGCAGGACTAACCCAGCTCATGGATACAGTACGAGAAGGCGATACCGTTATTGTAGAAGCCATTAGCAGACTAGGGAGAAACACTCTTGATATCCTTACAACTGTTGAGGAGTTAAATAATATGGGTGTTACTTTCGTATCATTAAAGGAAAATATGGATACTTCAACGCCAACTGGAAAGGCTATGTTCTCTATGATGGCAGTAATTAGCCAACTCGAAAGAGACTTAATAGCAGAACGAACAAAAGAAGGACTGGCAAGCGCAAAGAAACGAGGAGTTAAACTGGGGAGACCTCAACTCGATAATGACAAAATAAGAGTAGCTTTGCAGATGTATGACTCAGGAGACTATTCCATTAAGGATATTGTTGGTCAAGTGGGTATTTCTCAAGGTAAGCTATATAAAGAGATTAATAAGAGAAAATTACAAGAAGGAACTACGAGATAG
- a CDS encoding IS6 family transposase, translating to MKYFKGKQFKKDIILVAAGYYCRFSLSYRDVSEILKERGVSVHPTTIMRWVHEYGNLIYQIWKKKKKSAHHGWHLDETYIKVKGEWCYLYRAIDGDGHTLDIQLRRTRDHQAAYLFMKRLVKVFGEPTVLTTDKAPALLCAFKKLKKNVFYVRTKHCTVKYLNNLIEQDHRHVKRRFVKSSGFQNIRHASRTIKGIETIQALYKQRRSLESNSVFSVYDELQQLLVAA from the coding sequence ATGAAATATTTTAAAGGAAAACAGTTCAAGAAAGATATTATTTTAGTAGCCGCTGGCTATTATTGTCGTTTTTCTTTAAGTTATCGTGATGTATCTGAAATCTTGAAAGAACGTGGTGTTTCCGTTCATCCAACAACAATTATGCGTTGGGTTCATGAATACGGCAATCTGATCTATCAAATTTGGAAGAAGAAAAAAAAATCCGCGCACCATGGTTGGCATTTAGATGAAACTTACATCAAAGTTAAAGGAGAGTGGTGTTATCTTTATCGTGCAATTGATGGAGATGGGCATACTTTGGATATTCAACTTCGTAGAACACGCGATCATCAAGCGGCTTATCTGTTTATGAAGCGACTCGTCAAAGTTTTTGGAGAACCAACGGTTCTTACTACCGATAAGGCTCCAGCCTTGCTTTGTGCGTTCAAAAAACTGAAAAAGAACGTTTTTTATGTACGTACAAAACATTGTACTGTCAAGTATCTCAACAATCTCATTGAACAAGATCATCGACATGTAAAACGACGTTTTGTCAAATCTTCTGGATTCCAAAATATTCGTCATGCTTCACGTACTATAAAAGGGATTGAAACGATTCAGGCCTTATATAAACAGAGACGAAGTCTTGAATCAAACTCCGTCTTTTCAGTGTATGATGAATTACAACAATTACTGGTAGCTGCATAA
- a CDS encoding winged helix-turn-helix domain-containing protein encodes MGLPSMYDDVHLPLLTLVDTYPIKSLKEAVEVLAHFFSLTDEELNERVKSGGKKFYSLVSFSMKRLIEAGLVFKGVKPFRTTDNARELLAKKPKKITNHDINKLIKKRQFLKAQRKKELAQKLLFESYDEYLQELKKIHYTYFEQICGLVLSRIYNIDFSKYVEITPPSNDRGIDGVLHLGEDEESKG; translated from the coding sequence ATGGGATTACCTAGTATGTATGATGATGTTCATTTGCCGTTATTGACATTAGTTGATACGTATCCTATTAAGAGTTTGAAAGAGGCAGTAGAAGTATTGGCACATTTTTTCAGTTTAACTGATGAAGAACTGAATGAAAGAGTTAAATCTGGTGGAAAGAAATTCTACTCACTAGTGAGTTTTTCTATGAAGCGATTAATTGAAGCGGGTTTAGTTTTTAAAGGTGTAAAGCCATTTAGAACAACTGATAATGCGAGAGAATTATTAGCGAAAAAACCGAAGAAGATTACAAATCATGATATTAATAAATTGATTAAGAAGAGACAATTTTTAAAAGCTCAAAGAAAAAAAGAATTAGCACAAAAGTTACTTTTTGAAAGCTATGATGAATACCTGCAAGAATTAAAGAAAATACACTATACTTATTTTGAACAGATTTGTGGATTGGTTCTATCTAGAATATATAATATAGACTTTTCAAAATACGTAGAAATTACACCTCCAAGCAATGATAGAGGTATTGATGGGGTTCTTCATTTGGGAGAAGATGAGGAATCTAAAGGCTAA
- a CDS encoding JAB domain-containing protein produces MGKKIMVQSVKLVKESNRIYDIEKKKITSAVDAARFAKIIFDIESKPQEIFGVFNLNTKNEIIGCSIVFQGTVDASLVHPRETYRMAILNNATSILCFHNHPSGHSVESHEDIEVTKRLKECGDIIGIPLLDHVIIGDNSFVSLKSKGII; encoded by the coding sequence ATGGGTAAAAAAATTATGGTTCAATCTGTAAAGCTGGTAAAGGAAAGCAATCGTATTTACGATATTGAGAAAAAGAAAATAACAAGCGCGGTAGATGCTGCTCGTTTTGCAAAAATAATATTTGATATTGAGTCGAAACCACAAGAGATTTTTGGTGTATTTAACTTAAATACAAAGAATGAAATTATTGGATGCAGCATTGTATTTCAAGGAACTGTTGATGCGTCGCTTGTGCATCCCAGAGAAACCTACCGAATGGCAATCTTAAACAATGCAACTTCAATTCTATGTTTTCACAATCATCCTTCAGGTCATAGTGTAGAATCTCATGAAGATATCGAAGTCACTAAGAGATTAAAAGAATGTGGAGACATTATTGGCATACCCTTGTTGGATCATGTCATTATCGGAGATAACAGTTTTGTAAGTTTAAAGAGTAAGGGGATTATCTAA
- a CDS encoding nuclease-related domain-containing DEAD/DEAH box helicase has protein sequence MEYPTIIRNPNPREKVEPGEQYLLDSLATSHLPGWVVYEQPHLNGVRPDFVLVHEDKGIIVIEVKELNLGSNRYLADSKIIDDFGVTRPKWNPVDQVRSYKREIEEICSRVFPDLLDECGKSVFGLIETAVYFHNATAQEGKNYCGTPGYTRILDCTHIQALKDGKHQNSGLRLISKGNKNFTKEQMNQFTRDIHTWLQPSLYDLGRKEPIVLSRRHQLLAKPSPGLHRRLGGVAGAGKTLVLATRAAKLLEENQRVLIITSNITLTHIIRDLVRQQYESEDRSRLGNNLVIYHFHKFLKWVALTYQIELPNPREGSKEQTEYILHHAWPQVIQRLIKNNQPIDSNLIFDAILVDEGQDFNKEWVELLLQFISKRNEFLITYDNAQDIYNRNAVWLEEGKEVKGLGFRGPAAQLQESIRLSRKMALLANEYAREYQIPHREKLKPKKQSENENVSVKWVNYQMNNFSFVQQDFPDLISKEVGKLVHNGTKPSDITVLTLKEKKHLILKLRN, from the coding sequence ATGGAATATCCAACAATCATTAGAAATCCAAATCCAAGAGAAAAAGTAGAGCCAGGCGAACAATACTTACTAGATTCCTTAGCAACCTCACATTTACCAGGATGGGTTGTTTATGAACAGCCACATTTAAATGGAGTTCGTCCTGATTTTGTTTTAGTGCATGAGGATAAAGGAATTATAGTTATTGAGGTAAAAGAGTTGAATTTAGGTTCAAATCGTTACCTAGCTGATTCAAAGATTATAGATGATTTTGGTGTAACTCGTCCCAAATGGAATCCAGTAGACCAAGTCCGATCATATAAAAGGGAAATTGAAGAAATTTGCTCCCGGGTATTTCCAGATTTACTAGATGAATGTGGAAAGAGTGTATTTGGTCTTATTGAAACCGCAGTATATTTTCATAACGCAACTGCCCAAGAAGGAAAAAATTATTGTGGCACTCCAGGATATACAAGAATTTTAGACTGTACTCATATTCAAGCTTTGAAAGATGGAAAACATCAAAACTCTGGATTACGTTTAATCAGTAAGGGGAACAAAAATTTTACAAAAGAACAAATGAATCAATTTACAAGGGATATTCATACTTGGTTGCAACCATCCCTTTATGACTTAGGACGCAAAGAGCCTATAGTTTTATCGAGAAGACACCAGTTATTAGCTAAACCAAGTCCAGGACTTCATAGACGTTTAGGCGGTGTAGCAGGTGCTGGAAAAACTCTCGTATTAGCTACAAGAGCTGCAAAGTTATTAGAAGAAAATCAACGTGTACTGATTATAACTTCAAACATTACTCTTACACATATTATAAGGGACTTGGTTAGACAACAATATGAATCAGAAGATAGAAGTAGATTGGGGAATAATTTAGTTATCTATCATTTTCATAAATTTCTTAAATGGGTAGCTCTTACATATCAAATAGAATTACCTAATCCTAGAGAAGGAAGTAAAGAACAAACAGAATATATTCTACATCATGCTTGGCCTCAAGTTATACAAAGGTTAATAAAGAACAATCAACCAATCGATTCAAATTTAATATTTGATGCTATTCTAGTGGACGAAGGGCAGGATTTTAATAAAGAATGGGTAGAACTTCTTCTTCAGTTCATCAGCAAAAGAAATGAATTTCTGATTACGTATGATAATGCGCAGGATATTTATAACAGAAATGCAGTGTGGCTTGAAGAAGGAAAGGAAGTAAAAGGACTGGGTTTTAGAGGACCGGCAGCTCAGCTACAAGAATCCATTAGATTATCTCGTAAAATGGCTCTTCTTGCGAATGAATATGCGCGTGAATATCAAATACCTCATAGAGAAAAATTGAAACCCAAAAAACAAAGTGAGAATGAAAACGTATCTGTAAAATGGGTTAATTATCAAATGAATAATTTTTCTTTTGTACAGCAAGATTTTCCGGATCTTATTAGTAAAGAGGTAGGTAAATTAGTTCATAATGGTACGAAACCATCTGATATTACCGTTCTTACCTTAAAGGAAAAAAAGCATCTGATACTGAAGTTGAGAAATTAA
- a CDS encoding HNH endonuclease: protein MAVEHMQPKSLHDDLALTWDNFLLACVNCNSIKGHNPINLEEYLWPDKDNTLLAFHYMEGGLITVSTTLTPEVKQLAERSIKLTGLDRYPSMDPNTNPERTDTRWRYRRTAYERAMRAKENLTRFDNPPMREQIVDTAVATGFFSVWISVFRHDADMLLRLIHAFPGTSKNCFDETGTPVNRDGGRV, encoded by the coding sequence GTGGCAGTTGAACATATGCAGCCTAAAAGCTTACATGATGACTTAGCCTTAACGTGGGACAACTTTTTACTTGCTTGTGTAAATTGTAATTCTATCAAAGGTCATAACCCTATAAATCTAGAGGAATATCTATGGCCGGATAAAGATAACACACTATTAGCGTTTCACTATATGGAAGGTGGCTTAATAACGGTTTCTACCACCTTAACTCCAGAGGTAAAACAGCTAGCAGAAAGAAGTATAAAGTTAACAGGACTAGATCGTTATCCTAGCATGGATCCAAATACGAACCCAGAAAGAACAGATACACGTTGGAGGTATAGACGTACAGCATATGAAAGGGCGATGCGTGCAAAGGAGAATCTAACGAGGTTTGATAATCCGCCAATGAGGGAACAGATAGTTGATACAGCAGTTGCTACAGGATTTTTCTCTGTTTGGATTTCAGTTTTTAGGCATGACGCGGACATGCTACTGAGGTTAATACATGCGTTTCCTGGAACGAGCAAGAATTGTTTTGATGAAACTGGCACTCCAGTCAATAGAGATGGTGGAAGGGTTTAA
- a CDS encoding STM3941 family protein yields MGKYYIYESKVKVIGLLFLILAIETMFLFIVTYAFLSEEPNIIIGILFGVFALIVLIALWKVIQKIIARKPAVILEPEYITIINTPKYPVKIALEDVYGLLPYTIGGQSYLGIVMEDDIEERYINSIPSKGQRLYRVNKRSGFIPFNFHLNLLKIDDDSLLEKLGEYDISFLIPEDEAK; encoded by the coding sequence ATGGGGAAATATTATATTTATGAATCAAAGGTAAAAGTAATCGGATTATTGTTTTTGATTTTGGCAATTGAAACGATGTTTCTTTTTATTGTTACGTACGCATTTCTATCTGAGGAGCCTAACATTATAATTGGGATTTTATTTGGAGTTTTTGCGTTAATTGTACTAATTGCTCTTTGGAAAGTTATTCAAAAAATTATTGCAAGAAAACCAGCCGTCATTTTAGAGCCGGAATATATTACAATTATTAACACCCCCAAATATCCTGTGAAAATTGCTTTGGAGGATGTTTACGGTTTGTTACCTTATACAATCGGAGGACAAAGCTATTTAGGAATTGTGATGGAAGATGATATTGAAGAGCGCTATATAAACTCTATACCTTCAAAAGGACAACGGCTGTATCGAGTGAATAAACGTTCTGGATTTATACCATTTAATTTTCATTTGAATTTATTGAAAATCGATGACGATTCATTACTTGAAAAGTTAGGAGAGTATGATATAAGCTTTTTAATTCCTGAAGATGAAGCGAAATAA
- a CDS encoding Rap family tetratricopeptide repeat protein: protein MNVQMKGNEQVTKLLNDWYQTILRHQNIQATNLKQEIEDKLSIIKEDENLLLYYSLLDFRYKALTDGFNITKDSFNEINSFDIPDNNFISYYYHFFKAIHSTILAEYNEAGEHFEKAEKLLMYVPAELEKAEFNYKLASFYYQTYKPLPSISHASKAKDFFSKTNCYDINIALCENVLGLACIQIRQFEQAEEHLNKAIDIVKKINNTELLLRIRNNLGWLYANQNLSDLAIRHLSEVTEHLPKHYKAMFLQAREHYKSGEHNKADTLIEKGLTACTKIENREYVHRFNILKEMNNGSDSLTLESVVLEGISYFEVENLTRCVQEYTEILATMFYKEKNEKKASKYFHMSNEARKKYEEKGALV from the coding sequence ATGAACGTTCAAATGAAGGGGAATGAACAGGTTACAAAACTGCTAAATGACTGGTATCAAACTATACTACGACATCAAAATATACAGGCAACAAACTTAAAACAAGAAATCGAGGACAAACTTTCTATTATAAAAGAAGACGAAAATTTATTATTATATTATTCATTATTAGATTTTAGATATAAAGCGCTGACAGATGGGTTTAACATTACAAAAGATAGCTTTAATGAAATTAACTCCTTTGATATACCGGATAACAACTTTATATCCTATTATTATCATTTTTTCAAAGCAATTCACAGCACAATTCTTGCAGAATACAATGAAGCTGGGGAACATTTTGAGAAAGCCGAAAAACTATTAATGTATGTACCTGCCGAATTAGAAAAAGCAGAATTTAATTATAAGCTGGCATCTTTCTATTACCAAACTTATAAACCTCTACCATCTATTTCACATGCTAGTAAAGCAAAAGACTTTTTCAGTAAAACTAACTGCTATGACATTAACATTGCTTTATGCGAGAACGTCCTAGGCTTAGCATGTATACAGATAAGACAATTTGAACAAGCAGAAGAACACTTAAATAAAGCTATTGATATTGTTAAAAAGATTAATAACACGGAACTACTGTTACGTATTAGAAATAATTTAGGCTGGTTATACGCAAATCAAAACCTTTCAGATTTAGCTATCCGTCATTTATCAGAAGTTACAGAACATCTTCCAAAACATTATAAAGCTATGTTCTTACAGGCTAGGGAACATTATAAATCGGGCGAACACAACAAGGCTGATACACTAATTGAAAAAGGGCTTACAGCTTGTACTAAGATAGAAAATAGGGAATACGTGCACCGCTTTAATATCCTAAAGGAAATGAATAATGGTTCTGATTCTCTAACGTTGGAAAGTGTTGTTTTAGAAGGAATTTCCTACTTCGAAGTAGAAAACTTAACACGTTGCGTACAAGAATACACTGAAATATTAGCAACTATGTTTTATAAGGAAAAGAACGAGAAGAAAGCAAGTAAGTATTTTCACATGAGTAATGAAGCAAGAAAAAAATATGAAGAAAAAGGGGCGTTAGTGTAA
- a CDS encoding RNA-binding protein, whose protein sequence is MDAKTFEKLQTLRRYKEPIPAVLRTVKRTDKDNPDTEYAEFALESGKIIGICKKEDFSDHAFKSITQFTGHIFPIIITQMSDEKEINKVQVSVKEANHRAADSFIRELIELEEHDKLQEPTYEAEVTGYNMNAQVPTIFLRINGAECFMKLHELNYGRVYKNAIERYAQIGERVPVKVLQFNPQQRLIHVSRKAAVENPYQLLADLSEGDTIVGRVANVDPRFGVFVELDQGCTIKGIVPKNIEQPILGDVVSLRIVNVDIEKERGSGVIFKFPFGRKKVNDPTAFLFS, encoded by the coding sequence ATGGATGCTAAAACTTTTGAAAAGCTTCAGACATTACGTAGATATAAAGAGCCGATACCAGCAGTACTGCGGACAGTAAAGCGTACTGATAAGGATAATCCTGATACTGAATATGCAGAGTTTGCACTTGAGAGTGGGAAAATTATAGGGATTTGTAAAAAAGAGGATTTTTCAGATCATGCGTTTAAAAGTATTACCCAGTTTACAGGTCATATCTTTCCTATCATCATTACACAAATGTCTGATGAAAAAGAAATAAATAAAGTACAAGTTTCTGTAAAAGAGGCGAACCATAGAGCTGCTGATTCGTTTATTCGTGAATTAATCGAGTTAGAAGAACATGATAAACTGCAGGAACCAACCTATGAAGCAGAGGTTACTGGCTATAATATGAACGCACAAGTACCAACGATTTTCTTACGTATCAATGGAGCAGAGTGCTTCATGAAATTGCATGAATTAAATTATGGGAGAGTTTATAAAAATGCGATAGAACGCTATGCACAAATTGGAGAGCGTGTTCCCGTTAAAGTGCTGCAATTCAATCCGCAGCAGCGTCTCATTCATGTTTCGAGAAAAGCGGCGGTGGAAAATCCATATCAGCTCTTAGCAGATTTATCGGAAGGTGACACAATCGTGGGGCGTGTCGCAAATGTAGATCCAAGATTCGGCGTTTTCGTAGAACTAGACCAAGGCTGCACCATTAAAGGAATTGTCCCTAAAAATATAGAACAGCCAATCCTAGGTGACGTAGTTAGTTTGAGAATTGTTAACGTAGATATTGAAAAGGAGAGAGGGTCGGGCGTTATCTTTAAATTCCCATTTGGGCGTAAGAAAGTTAACGATCCAACGGCCTTTTTATTTTCCTAA
- a CDS encoding TetR/AcrR family transcriptional regulator, whose protein sequence is MKYTTGEETKKKIINSAFQLLTNNGYDAISIDDIMKRTGRTKGSFYVHFKSKEDLLHEIIQTRLDREYIHIVEETCKKLSSETCNVPLVLKHLMHQVHMGTGGAERSLWSSVYYQIIVLSRKNQFIQDWLMKQYHEWVDFLSQIIRRGQELGQIRTDIDVSIMANMLISLLEGYELRSMIDSKINVYEQLKLIDLLCLKQ, encoded by the coding sequence ATGAAGTACACTACAGGTGAAGAAACAAAAAAGAAAATTATAAACTCTGCGTTTCAACTTCTCACAAATAATGGCTATGATGCAATAAGTATTGATGACATTATGAAAAGGACTGGAAGAACAAAAGGTTCGTTCTATGTTCATTTTAAGAGCAAAGAAGACCTGCTACATGAGATTATACAGACTCGGTTGGACCGAGAATATATTCATATTGTAGAAGAGACTTGTAAAAAACTATCGAGTGAAACATGCAATGTTCCATTGGTATTAAAGCACTTGATGCATCAAGTGCACATGGGTACAGGAGGAGCTGAACGATCATTATGGTCATCTGTATATTATCAAATTATCGTTCTGTCTCGAAAAAATCAATTTATTCAGGATTGGTTAATGAAACAGTATCATGAGTGGGTGGACTTTTTGTCACAAATCATTCGTAGAGGCCAAGAGTTAGGGCAAATCCGTACTGATATTGATGTTAGTATAATGGCCAACATGCTAATCAGTTTATTGGAAGGTTATGAACTTCGCTCTATGATTGATTCAAAAATCAATGTTTACGAACAACTCAAACTCATTGATTTACTCTGTCTGAAACAGTAA
- a CDS encoding peptidoglycan-binding protein, with product MVKKLRVFVVAFLLSSVVLLGFNNQADAAQTSPRTLKLTSPYMRGDDVEFAQRLLKTNIDGIYGPATTSIVKQFQVSRGLPADGIVGYNTWSELLKYNGLRTLKLQSPYMTGNDVKQVQSLLHLPVDGVYGPKTATAVKNVQSLNGWPADGVVGLDTWYLLELISKYD from the coding sequence ATGGTAAAAAAATTGAGGGTGTTTGTAGTCGCTTTCTTATTGTCTAGTGTAGTACTACTTGGGTTTAATAATCAAGCGGATGCAGCTCAAACTTCTCCACGTACACTTAAACTAACATCTCCATACATGAGAGGTGATGATGTTGAATTCGCACAAAGGCTATTAAAAACCAATATTGATGGAATTTATGGACCGGCAACAACCTCTATAGTAAAACAATTTCAAGTCAGTCGAGGATTACCAGCTGATGGAATTGTAGGTTATAACACATGGAGTGAATTGCTAAAATATAATGGACTACGTACATTAAAATTACAGTCTCCATATATGACAGGCAATGATGTAAAACAAGTTCAATCCCTCTTACATTTACCAGTAGATGGTGTTTATGGACCCAAAACAGCTACTGCTGTAAAAAATGTTCAAAGTTTAAACGGCTGGCCAGCTGATGGGGTTGTAGGGTTAGATACTTGGTATTTGCTGGAACTTATTTCGAAATATGATTAA
- a CDS encoding alpha/beta fold hydrolase — protein sequence MVKSNPYIWHFAFHSIPEIPEQLVAGNESLYFSYFYDVLAGKGKKMSSALRKSYTNTYTRPEALKAGFDFYRYFDQDQKDNLASKDEIVLIPILYLRGEDEHIDIETYMKGFRENGLQNIKAGIIENCGHFSAEEQPKKVASAIKEFVRGN from the coding sequence ATGGTGAAAAGCAATCCTTACATCTGGCATTTTGCTTTTCATTCTATACCTGAAATACCTGAACAACTTGTTGCAGGTAATGAATCTCTATATTTTTCCTACTTTTATGATGTCCTTGCAGGAAAAGGTAAGAAGATGAGTAGTGCTCTTAGAAAATCATATACCAATACTTACACCCGTCCAGAAGCCTTGAAAGCAGGATTTGATTTTTATAGATATTTTGATCAGGATCAAAAAGATAATCTCGCGTCGAAAGATGAAATCGTTTTGATCCCGATTCTCTACCTGCGCGGAGAAGATGAACACATAGATATTGAAACATATATGAAAGGATTTAGAGAAAACGGTTTACAAAATATCAAAGCAGGGATAATCGAAAACTGTGGGCATTTTTCTGCCGAAGAACAGCCTAAAAAAGTTGCATCCGCTATAAAGGAATTTGTAAGAGGTAACTAG
- a CDS encoding alpha/beta fold hydrolase, translated as MANTEKGTKPFFTHRKVIVKEIPIHVVEAGSESKPTIFFIHGWPACWLEFETVMTVLSEDYHVVAIDLPGIGDSEIPLQSYSNRNIARYVRGVMDAMNLTDVTLVGCDVGGQITYAFLKSFPNRVARAVITNVVIPGVDP; from the coding sequence ATGGCGAATACAGAAAAAGGTACAAAACCATTCTTCACACACAGGAAGGTTATTGTTAAAGAGATACCTATCCATGTAGTCGAAGCAGGTTCAGAGTCAAAGCCAACAATCTTTTTTATTCATGGTTGGCCGGCATGTTGGTTAGAATTTGAAACCGTTATGACAGTCCTATCTGAGGACTATCATGTAGTAGCCATCGACTTACCTGGTATTGGAGACTCGGAAATCCCGCTACAGTCATACAGCAACCGGAATATAGCAAGATATGTTCGAGGCGTTATGGATGCTATGAATTTAACCGATGTCACCTTAGTCGGATGTGATGTTGGTGGACAAATAACTTATGCCTTTTTGAAGAGCTTTCCAAATAGGGTTGCACGCGCGGTCATTACGAATGTCGTCATCCCAGGAGTTGATCCTTAG